DNA from Anaerolineales bacterium:
TCGATCTTGCCACGGCGGCGCAGCCCGGCGGTATCGATCAGCTTGACACGCTGGCCCTCAAACTCCACATAACTATCCACGGTGTCACGGGTGGTGCCAGGAATATCACTGACGATAGCGCGCTCCTCGCCCGCCAGCGCGTTGAGCAGCGTCGATTTGCCGGCATTGGGCTTGCCCACGATAGCCACCGAGAGATCTGCATCCAGACCCTGCGGGTCTTCTGGCTGCGGCGGCAGGGCAGCCACCAGCGCATCCAGCATATCGCCGGTGCCAGAGCCGTGCACGGCGGACACCGGATGCGGGTCGCCCATGCCCAGCTCATAGAACTCAGCCAGATGGTCACGGCGCTGCACCGAATCGACCTTGTTGACCACCAGCAGCACCGGCGGCTCGAGGCGCTCTTCCACTTTGCGTTGGCTGCGGCGCAGGATGCTGGCCACTTCGCGATCCGCCGGGGTGACGCCGCTTTCCACATCCACCACGAACATCACCAGATCGGCATCGCTTACCGCCTGCTGGGCTTGCTCACGGATCTGCTCGATGAACTCGGCCGAGCCGATGGAGAGCGGCTCGCGGCCACGCGTGACCGCCGTGGGGTCAATGCCGCCGGTATCCACGATGATGAACTGCACGCCGATCCAATCCGATTCGGCGTACAGGCGGTCACGCGTAGTGCCGGCCACATCATCCACCACGGCCAGGCGCTGCCCAGCCAGGCGATTAAACAGGGCACTCTTGCCCACGTTGGGGCGGCCCACAATAGCAACAACAGGTTTTGACATAAAATCCGCTTCTTTATTTACGCGCGATCACAACTTCGATGGCGCTGGGCGTGATCGATGAAATTTGCACGCCATTGGGCAAGATCTCCGCCTCCGGCTCCAGCATATGCGTGCCCAACGCCAAATCGCTCACGTCCACGATGAGCCGCACATCCGCTGCCGATAGATTTTGCAGCACCGTCAGCGGACCAGAGATGATAACGCTGATGCTCTGCGGCGAAAGTGTGGCCGTGCGGTTGGCCGCCAGGCCGATGACTTCCACATTGAGGTTGAGCAGCACGCTGCTCTCCACCGGGGCGATGCCCACGGTCACCTGCACGTTCTGCTCCTCGCCCACTACGATGACGCCCTGCGGCAGCGCCAGCAGCAAACGCGTTTCCAGAT
Protein-coding regions in this window:
- the der gene encoding ribosome biogenesis GTPase Der translates to MSKPVVAIVGRPNVGKSALFNRLAGQRLAVVDDVAGTTRDRLYAESDWIGVQFIIVDTGGIDPTAVTRGREPLSIGSAEFIEQIREQAQQAVSDADLVMFVVDVESGVTPADREVASILRRSQRKVEERLEPPVLLVVNKVDSVQRRDHLAEFYELGMGDPHPVSAVHGSGTGDMLDALVAALPPQPEDPQGLDADLSVAIVGKPNAGKSTLLNALAGEERAIVSDIPGTTRDTVDSYVEFEGQRVKLIDTAGLRRRGKIEPGVEKYSAIRSVRAIERAEVVLLVIDATTGITAQDAHIAGYVQDAWKSAVVLVNKWDAVDKDSYSMDQYTRNIRHVLKFIDYAPLLFISAKTGQRVQDVLPMAIKVGAERMVKLSTSQVNRVLEEAQAHQPAPNRAGRNLRIYYGTQVRSDPPTFMLYCNDPKLLHFTYERYLENRIREAYGFLGTPIRIVAKQRE